GCTGCAATTTTTCTATTGGCGAACCTCTAGATATGAGCGTTCCAGTTTGTTTAGATTTACACCGATTTGTAGAGAGAAGTAATGGCGTTTTTGGAAAATCGGGAACTGGTAAATCTTTTTTAACGAGGTTACTACTAGCAGGTATCATCCGTAAACAAGCGGCTGTCAATTTAGTTTTTGATATGCACTCAGAATATGGTTGGGAAGCAGTCAAAGAGGGGAAGCAATTTAGTACAGTTAAGGGTTTAAGGCAGATATTTTCTGGACAAGTAGAGATGTATACTTTAGATCCAGAATCAACGAGAAGAAGAGGCGTGAGAGATGCACAGGAATTGTATCTGGGTTTAGACCAAGTTGAAGTTGAAGATATTAAATTAGTCGCTCATGAATTGAATTTATCAGAAGCAAGTATCGACAATGCCAATATTTTAGATGGGGAATTTGGCAAAAATTGGATTACTCAATTAGTGAGTATGACTAATGAAGATATCCAAATGTTTTGCGATGAAAAAAGGGGTCATAAAGGTTCAATTATGGCACTGCAACGCAAGTTAATGCGCTTAGAAAATCTGAAATATATGCGTAGTACTTGTCCGAAAAACTATATCGACCAAGTTTTGCAATCTTTAAAGGCTGGAAAACACGTAATTATTGAATTCGGTTCTCAATCAGATATGCTCTCTTATATGCTGGTAACTAACATGATTACCCGCAGAATTCATCGTTCTTACGTCAAGCAAGCCGAGACATATTTGCAAAGTAAAAACGTGAGCGATCGCCCGCAGCAATTAGTCATTACAATTGAAGAAGCTCACCGTTTTCTCGATCCTAGTATCGTCCACAGCACCATCTTTGGGACTATCGCCAGAGAGATGCGAAAATACTTTGTGACTCTCTTAATTGTCGATCAAAGACCATCAGGAATTGACAACGAAGTCATGTCTCAAATTGGAACGAGAATCACCGCGTTACTCAATGATGAAAAAGACATTGATGCCATTTTTACAGGTGTTTCTGGTGCGGGAAATTTACGCTCTGTTTTATCTAAATTAGACTCCAAACAACAAGCTTTAATTTTAGGTCATGCAGTACCCATGCCAGTAGTAGTTAAAACCCGTCCTTATGACCAGAAATTCTATGAAGAAATGGGCGATCGCGATTGGTCAGAAATGCCGGATGCACAGCTATTTGCTTTAGCCGAAGCAGCTAAAAACGATCTAGGATTTTGATATTAACCCTAGATCGAATCGCCTTAA
This window of the Merismopedia glauca CCAP 1448/3 genome carries:
- a CDS encoding helicase HerA domain-containing protein, with product MDKPLGIVIQGSLTAGLEIRLHPDISVEDMRVGKFLVVRGVRADFFCILTDVCLGTSSPRIMANPPSPDDDFLQMVLAGSGTYGTIELAPMLMLNREANRNEVRSQKSEVRSLNGKNGHDEEKNSSKLASFEAQTSADIQLLPVKTIPSHFSQVYDAQERDFRSVFGWEDDPHRCNFSIGEPLDMSVPVCLDLHRFVERSNGVFGKSGTGKSFLTRLLLAGIIRKQAAVNLVFDMHSEYGWEAVKEGKQFSTVKGLRQIFSGQVEMYTLDPESTRRRGVRDAQELYLGLDQVEVEDIKLVAHELNLSEASIDNANILDGEFGKNWITQLVSMTNEDIQMFCDEKRGHKGSIMALQRKLMRLENLKYMRSTCPKNYIDQVLQSLKAGKHVIIEFGSQSDMLSYMLVTNMITRRIHRSYVKQAETYLQSKNVSDRPQQLVITIEEAHRFLDPSIVHSTIFGTIAREMRKYFVTLLIVDQRPSGIDNEVMSQIGTRITALLNDEKDIDAIFTGVSGAGNLRSVLSKLDSKQQALILGHAVPMPVVVKTRPYDQKFYEEMGDRDWSEMPDAQLFALAEAAKNDLGF